ACCCTCAGTCACCCCTCAGAGGTTCAAATCACAGAAATTGCCTGTTTTTTCACATTATTGATTTGTTCACACAACAAAATTCTGAAAGCATTTCTTCAATCAgttaaaaaattactaacactctACATCATCAATTCATCAATAAAACTCACAAACATAAGAACACATTGTTGTTTCTGTACTCTTAAACATACATCACATTTACACTCTTCTCTCGATTTTCATGCAAATGATCACTCTTTTAAGACTTGTTACAGAACATACCAACTCATgcagtttgctgtttttgtttggatAGACCCAAAATACATATAAGCAAGCAGATAGTTATCTCAAATTTCAAAAAGTCAGGTCCGTTAATATTTTCCCAATTAAGTAACAGCTGTCACCTAAAATTTTGTTCTCAATTTGTTTACGGTTTTTCTTTATCCATATCCATGTAGCTGCTGCTATTGTCAAAGTCATAATCAAAATCATCACCCATGTCAATCTTCATACCCTCTTCATTCACGGCCATCTTTACCATCTGATGTGATGTTGTAGATGTAATCAGTCTGCCCACTGACCATGATACAAATCTGAATATACATGGCAGACAACATAATATCACTAGACCCACCCCCAATACAGGTAACACCACAGTAAAGGCCCAGTAGATCCAGTTTCCCCACTTAAATGACAGCTAATCTAGCCATGAGTTGTTAGCGTTTTTAGGCTCTTTTACGGCCATTCTCATGTGGGCTACAATGTCAGAAATGGTTTGCTGGAATCAGGTTAATGAAAACAACAGAACACTCAGTGATAATAATAGCAACATCAGTATGATTTGTCTCAATCCACACACTCCATTGCCAGTTCCAGAGCAAGGAAGATGACGTAACATAATGTCAATGATAGTAACGTCAGCCACAACAAGGTTTTTTTCAGCCCACACATACCTGGCACTCGGAATGGATGCCAGCGAATCTTTTCGTCCATCTTCAGATCTTTAATGCGATGGTCAATCACAGCTTATTCACCTCTCTTTTGGTCGCTTTCTCCTCCGTCTGTTTGCTGCTTGGTGTTGTATGCAGAAGTtactgtttcacacacacacctcttgacTTTTTTGTTGCTTCGTTGCAGCTGTGACCTTGCTTCACTCAGATAGTAGCCTGCTGTTTTCTTCAGACAGCTTCAGAGCCCCTCTTTCTCTCCTACTGCCTCGTGGAATCCTTCTCAGGTGATGGAACTTTCCTGCAGTGCCCAGCATGCACCCACGTCGCCCGCTCTGCTACCTTTACCGCTGTCTCAGTGGTCAGTAGCACTTGAAATGGACCCAGCCAGCGTTTCGCTCTCCAGCTCTTTCTCCTCAGGTCCCTGATCACCACGAAATCGCCAGGCCTCAGACTGTGCAGTGGTCTCTCAGCAGCCTTCCCCTGTGCGGCCTTTACCTGCACACAAACATCGGACAACACATAAGACATTTCTTTACAGTAAATCAACATCAAATCTGTTGAGGGCAGCTGCTGTTTTCCCCCATTCACACCTACACGCGGTGGTCTACCAAAGAGAATTTCAAACGGGCTCAATTTCATTTTTGATCTTTTTCTCATTCTCATGTACATCAGGACAATGGGTAAAGCTTGAACCCATGTAAGCCCTGTGTCTTCACAATATTTTGCCAATTTGTTTTTTAGGATGCCATTTTCTCTTTCAACAGCTCCACCTGAAGCCGGATGGTAACTGCAATGTGTTCTCAAATCAATTTCCAAATATTGGCCCACTTGTTTGATTGCTTCATTAACAAAATGAGTACCATTATCTGAGCTTATTTTTCGTGGTATTCTCCATCTCAGCACAATTTCAGTCAGTAACGCTTTTGCTACCGCAGCCGAACCTTGGTTTGAGGTTGGAAAAACTTCAACCCATTTTGACCACATGTCAACCATCACCAAACAGTACCTTTTCCCATTGCATGGGGACAATTCAATGAAATCCATTATCAAATATTCAAATGGCCCTGTTGGAGGTGGATGAGATGATTGTGGAACTTTTATTGCTCTGGCCACATTATGTGTGTTGCAAATTACACATCGTCTACAGAAATTGTCCGCAAATGCAGTGAACCCCTTTGTGAACCACAGTCCACTTATTTGCGCAACCATTGCTGTTTTTGACACATGATCTTTACCGTGAAGTAATTTTGCATAATGTTGGAAAAAATGTTTAGTAAACATGCCTTGCCCTCAGCACACTTCCACACATTATCTTTCATCACACAGCCAGACTGTCTCCACTTGTTCTTCTCCAGCCCCATCGCAAAGGTCTGCATGTCCTGCAAAGAAGAACACACGTCATTGTTATCATCAACAGATAGCAAAGAACATTCAGAGTTGTCCTTGTCTTGGGACGCCGCGACTTTTGCTGCTCCATCTGCCCTGGAGTTACCTACAGAAACAGAATCTTTATTGTTAGTATGCGCTGCGCATTTACAAATGGCCAGTTTGTCAGGTAGTAAAATCGCATccagcagcgctgccactaaaggaACATGAAGTATTGGTCGACCATCAGACTTTAGAAATTTTCTGTGTTTCCACGGAGCGCCAAAATCATGAGCTACCCCAAATGCATATCTTGAgtcagtgtaaattgtagcctcttTTTCTGCCATCAATTTACATGCCTCTTTCAACGCCACAAGCTCTGCGGCCTGTGCAGAATAGTGCCCTGGCAATTTCCCAGAGGTCACCACATCAAATTCAGTTGTTACAGCGTAACCAACTTTATTCTGGCCTGTTTGTGGATCTTTGAATGCTGACCCATCCACAAAGAGGACATTGTCACAATTTTCAAGTGGTTCGTTGCGAACACACCTGTTCAAGTGCTGTTAAACAACAATGCTCTTCCCCATCTTAATCAGTAGGAAGAAGAGTAGCTGCATTCAAACCAGTACATTGTTTGACAGTCTACCTCCATGGTCCTGTAGGAGCAATGACGTCATGAAACCACTTCTTTCATGCCTGCTCTGCCTCTGTCGTCCACCCTAGTTTGTCAGTGGATTTCATCCCCTTCCCTAGTGTTAGGGTTTTCAGGGGTTGTTCCAAAATTGCATAATTTGGAATAAATGTGCGACAATATGAGCACATACCCAAAAAAGACAACACTTGTTTTTTTTCGTTAGTGGTTTTGGTACATTTTTTATACCACTCACccttttttcagacagagatttgCTGTGTGGTGTAATGACGTGCCCCAAAAATGTTACCCTTTGTTTAACACACTGCAATTTTTTCAAACTGACCTTGTGGCCCTCCTTAGCCAAATGCCTAAGGAGAGTCACAGTGTCTTTCACACACATCTCTTCATTCTCAGCACATATCAACAGGTCATCAACATACTGTAACTGCATACTGCAGTTCCAGCTGTCAGGATCAAAGGTTCCAAACTACAATGCTTCATTGTATAAAGTGAAACAGACACCTGACACAGACGTGTAAAGGTGTTGCCTTTGCCATTGAAATTAAATGCAATCCAAAACTGGCTGTCTTTGTTCACTGGCACAAATTAAATGCAAACCAAAACTGGCTGTCTTTGTCCACTGGCACACTGAAAAATGCATTTGCCAGATCAACCACTGAATAGAATTGTGATTTTTCAGGAATTTGTGACAAAATCGTGTACAGATTTGGAACTAATGGAGCCCTTTGTTTGACAGTTGCATTTACTGCTTGCAAATCCTGTACGAAACGCCATTCTGTAGGCATCCCATTATCCCTTATCTTTTTTACAGGAAAAATAGGTGTGCGAACCTCAGAATTGCATGGTACAATAACACCCTGTTCCAGTAAAGCTTCAAATACTGGGGTAATGGTCTGTAATCAGATTTTGCAGTGACTGCCACTGGATCACAACCTTtgattaaaccaacatcatatttgcTTTAAGCCCACAATTCACTTGGTATTTCTTCTAAAGCTGGGTGTATGTCTGCAGCGTTAAAGTCAACCATGCAAGAATTCTTTATGCAAAGTTTGTCAATAGCAGTCACAGTTTTTGAAACAGCTGTTTCAGTTTCACTGTCCACCCTAAAGGCCTGCGAGAGTGCGCTCAGTCTTCGGCTTCAACACGCTGCTTCACAAACGGGCCTAAATCAGCCCAAGACTTATATTTACCCTTGCAAACTCATATGTGAGGCACAGCCTGTGCTGACGTAGAATGAACACTGCCCTTCCGACAGAGACACTGAAACTGCACACAGACTATCCTTCCAGTACATTTTCTCCAAAATCAAAGTTTCATTTACATTTGCCTCAAACCAAGCTTTTTCAAACTCTGTATCTCTATCAGTTACGACATGTGACGTACAATGCAGTTCACCAGGAGACATATCACTGTCAAAAGGTTGTACACGTTCTTCAGCCAATTTGCAAATTGAATTAGCCCATTCATTGTTTTCAATGAGCCATTCATAAGCCCACTGTTGTGTTTATGATTCAAATAGCAAACAACAAAACTCCTCCCCATCTTCCACTCTCACACCTGAGgagtctgctgttaaaaccaaGTTTAATTCACACAAAATGTCCCTTCCGAGGATAGGAACAGGGCGTTTTGGTGAACAAACAAATTCATGTTTGAAAATTTTACCCCCCTCCGTCTCACAGGTCAGCAGAGCTGTAAATCGCTCAACCACTGTATGACCACATGCAGACAGAGACTCATGAAatttgtttgataaaaatattttacactgCAGGTCACATGGTCGTATGCAAGATATGCTAGCTTCACTATCAGACTTAACCAAGGTATTCTCAATCAAGGTATTCTCAATCAACATGGAATATTTtggcatatttaaaaaatgcttcactattaaaaacaatgccatttcatcagaaaaatgatCAACATTACTGTGATCAAAATTACAGTGGGAAATGCAAGCTTTTTCCTTCATTGCAGAGAGCCAGTATGTCAGTGTCAGGctcggattaagaactcaggggcccctgggcacattgtcttgtaaggccccctacctggctgcacccctatagttgaatttaaaaaataagaataatataataaattttaaataaaatgaatctataatttgttgcccacatatttaaatatatatatatattgtagcgaggcagagggaaaacagcggcacaacaggatgagtttacagacaagtccccggaggggtgctttatttacaaatagtGCGTTGTGTAAAAGGTTCTCTTCttcaaggtgaggtgctctggtgctccgggaagtaggtgaaggacagtgagtagtcgggtgaaggatcgtcacgagctggagtccgctatGGAGAGACAGAGAcacaagcattagcacagggagtcatagaaggaatgaagctcatcttctcctggcgtaggttgggcttatatgtctctccgcttgatgccgtccagctgtgagcgatcctggcttgatgatggtccagctgggtgaaattagcgaccagggcgacgtggcatgtaatcgctcgctacattcccccccccttagcgtcgtcctggtcctgggtgtccTGCGGAGAAAAGGTAGagtattgagagggggggtagaatggtttgacagacctgcccatcctgaccataGCCTTGAGAGCCCGTcggcgtttccgtgggaggccccggctcgatgtttCACTGTGAAGTTataatcctggagcgacaggaaccatctggtgactCGAGCGTTGTTATTTTTCACTGTTGACATCCATTGAAGTAgagcgtggtcggtcaccagggtGAATCTTCTGCCAAGGAGATAATAcctgagctccaggattgcccacttgatcgccagggcctcttTCTCTACCGTGGCGTACCGGGTCTCTGCaggggtaagcttccgactcacgtacatgatgggatgttcttcatcgccgtggacctgggagaggaccgcgcccaggcccgagtcggaagcgtcTGTCTGAAGAATGAAGGGGCAGCcaaagtcaggtgcgtgcagtaccggtgaggatgtCAGTGCCGTCTTCAGGGCTTGGAACACGCCATCTGCTTCTCTGTTCCATTTTATCCTCTCTGGCTGCCCCTTTTTGGTCAGGTCTGTcaaagggctggctatggatgagaaattgggaatgaaacatctatagtagcccgctaaccccagaaatgcacgtacctgggtctttgtggtgggttgtggagtttcttgtagtgctctgatcttgttctgttgtggctgtatgagacctctaccGATGTGGAAACCGAGGTATTTGGCTTctgctagacccaggtggcatttcttgggattagctgtgagcccagccctacgaagatcaaggagcaccctccgtaaccgggatagatgttcttcccatgactcggAGTGGACGATAAGGTCGTCGAGGTATGCTGCTGCATACGGCTGGTGGGGTCTCAGCAGGATATCCATCATTCGCTGGAATGTTGCTGgagccccgtggagcccgaagggaagaacccggtattgccagtgcccaccgggagtggagaaggcggttttctccttggcgctttcacttagtggtaattgccagtagcctttggtgaggtcgatcgtggatatgaatcgggctccacccagccgatccagcagctcgtccacccgaggcatggggtacccgTCGAATTTGGAGATTTCATTCAGCTTCCTGAAGTCAttgcagaaacggagggtgccgtcgggtttggggaccatcactatggggctggaccacgggctacgagatggttcgatgattcccaatttcctcatcttttggatctcctcgttgatagccagccggcgagcttctggtactcgataaggcctctgccggacgatggtgccaggtggggtgatgatgtcgtgctggatgatggtggttcggcccggtttctctgagaacacatccctgaactgaccgaccaaggcttgcagctccgccttctgattcggtgagagttgctcacctatatggacaacgggagaagtttcttctgagaaggcaactagatgacctggagctgcaacccatttcttcatcaagttgatgtggtaaagttgttcttctcttcttcgtcccggctgacggactcgatagtttaccggccctaccctttctaccactgtatatGGCCCCTTCCAAGAGGCCAAAAACTTAGAGGTGGTGGTAGGTATCAGGATCATTACtttgtcccctgggtggaactctctgggttgggcaggccggttatataatctctgttgggcgcgctgggcttcggtcagatgttgtttgacgatgggcatgaCTTTTTCTATTCGtcctctcatgtcccgtacgtgctCAATCACTGACCGTTGTGGGGCTGGCTCTTGCTCCCAAGCTTGACGAGCCACGTCCAATAGCCCTCGTGGTTGGCGGCCGAACAGCAATTCAAAGGGTGTGAAGCCTGTAGATCCTTGGGGAACTTCTCTAATCCCGAAAagcacgtacgggatcatgaggtcccagtcgcgcccatcctctgccaccaccctgcggagcatctgcttcagcgtCTTATTGAAGCGCTCCACCAAGCCATCAGTCTGCGGATGATAAACAGAAGTTTTTATTTCCTTTACCTTTAGGAGgcggcagaggtctgccatcagccgggacatgaatggggtgccctggtcggtcagtatctctgctGGTATTCCCACTCGGCTGCACAATAAAAACAGCTCCTTAGCGAttgccgatgacgtggcttttcTCAGAGGTATCGCTTCTGGATATCTGGTGGCGTAGTCGAGGATGACAAGGATGtgttcatgtccccgggccgacttcggcaaaggccctatcaagtccatgccaatgcggttgaagggcacctcaatgatgggtaatggtatcagagggctggggggtggtcgttggggagacgttctttgGCAGATGTCACATGCCTGACAATACCTCTTGACTTCTCCATCCAACCCGGGCCAGTGGAAACGATCTCTGATCCTTTTGATCGTGTTGGCTGCTCCTAGATGTCCTGCCATCGGGTGAGTATGTGCCAGTTCCAGAACCGTCTCCCTTTTGGTCCTCGGGACGACCAATAGCGTCTTcgtttccccccgcctctctgcgacacagtacagcagaccattttgtacaataaaatgtgggagggggtgagggctgggaaaccGTTCGTTACCGTCTATGATCCGGACTTGTGGCCAGCAGTGCTTCAACGTTTCGTCTTCACGCTGTGCTCTTCCGAAGTCGCCACCTGCGGTAATCTGTTGGAAAAGATCATAGTACAGGTTAGCcgatgatgactcaccccctctgtcgctctcggtggccaTCAGCGCTGGTTGGCGGTCCCGTTGAGCCCGTCCCTTGCTGTTCTTCTTTGCACGAGCCGATCAAGCCTGATGGTGGGTGAGGAGAtcatcgaaccccggccagtctctgcccagaagAAGGGGTACTGGAAGATCTGGAACCACTCCTACTTCGATGCGCCAGCTTCCCGACTTCGTCGCTATGGTGACTCTTTgggcgggtacgtggcgggtatcaccgtGTATGCATGTAATCGGGATTCGACCTTTCCCTTCTTGATGGGATTTTAATGTGTTTGGGTGGACCAGTGTTATTGCACTTCCTGTATCCAGTGTGGCCGTCTGCGTTTTCCCGTCTAAGCATACTTTtcgggtgggagcttcgggagggacgttgcgatgtaccacgcaccctgccgtccaggccggggtcgagaGTGCTGTTGGCtctgtgggcatcggctcgtcgactgggctggggaccgccggtctgctgcctggtcgtgctgtgccctccaccggtcgccatggcgcatttaccctccggggtggcagagccgctctctccccagtCTCCCGGGCCACGTGAGCTTCTGCCAGCTCCACCGCCTCCACCAAAGCGGCCAGCGAGTCGGGGTTCCTCATGCTGGTAAGTGTGCGGAGCCGTCTGGGTAGCGCCCTCATCATCTTTTCAATGACcaccttctcagcgacctggactgcGGTTGGATCTCCTCCTAACAACCATAATCTTCCcaatctggataagttggctgcttGGGTCCGAACCGGCTGTTTGTCATCATATGACCACTGAGAAAATTGTTGTGCTGCGCTTATGTTGGAGAGTCCCATTCTGGCGAGTATCTCCTTCTTTAATGCTTTATAGTCGTCGTTTTTCGGTGTCTCTAATGCGAAATAAGCTCTTTGAGCTTCTCCAGTCAGGAATAGTGCCAACGTCCTCGCCCAACTTTCCTTCGGCTATCTCTCTCTTTCCGCGATTACCTCAAAGGTGTGCAGGTAAGCATCAATatcgtccaggtcgctgagttttgTGATAAATCTATGGGCGCTCACCTCAGAAAACTGGCTGGAACCGGCCGCTtggcggagctgttgttccatAGGGTCTTGTCTGGCGGTGAGTTGTTCAGTTATCACTTGTTGTCTTCTTGAGATTTCCGCTAGATGGCGTACTACCTCTTCGATCGACATGACTCAGGAGGGGATGACAGTCAAGTAAGAgagcgtgagtgagagagagagagcggatgcctgtctgtaaacagaagaaaaacagagAAAATTCAGTGGTTACTTCTTCTTACTGGTAAGTGCTGAATTTTTTTCCCTCTGAAAAAgcgcgcattctccaccagttgtagcgaggcagagggaaaacagcggcacaacaggatgagtttacagacaagtccccggaggggtgctttatttacaaatagtGCGTTTtgtaaaaggtgctcttcttcaaggtgaggtgctctggtgctccgggaagtaggtgaaggacagtgagtagtcgggtgaaggatcgtcacgagctggagtccgctatggagagacagagagacaagcattagcacagggagtcatagaaggaatgaagctcatcttctcctggcgtaggttgggcttatatgtctcTCCGCTTGATGCCGTCTAGCTGTGAGCGATCCTggcttgatgatggtccagctgggtgaaattagcgaccagggcgacgtggcatgtaaTCGCTcgctacattatatatatatatatatatatatatatatatatatatatatatatatatatatatatatatatatatatatatatatatatatatatattttttttttttaaagggtattttaatgtattgcttgtacaaacttataaagcatattattgccatggcatataacgcacaatgcttctccaatccagttctatgaatctgagttctatgaatctgactctttcataatacaaacactgatttaacgttactgtctctctcctcctctccctgtattttctctactcttctcgtgatgaagacttgattataaacctaaaagtatccaaaatcacacacactatacctcttctctcccgtctctctcctcttctgggcctttctctctctctctctccctctctctctacttttctgtctgtttctcacatgatgaatccagtccgcgctgcgctgccgttagcctcctccgcctggttaatgctagcttctcatcatttaaagttaccataatAGCGTCTTCTTCtctaccctcattctcctgatcatgggtctgtttaaagatagtgtgtatggaaaatgcctcaataaagatgcctcctctcctctttctctcgcgtttgctaaatccacttgtccactcatttttgatctatgacagatataacgttacactaaagtccgctcagtttagtgcgggttattacaaaactgacgtttccgcgcttgaccaattacagtttttgcagagagggaggcacctataatgaggctaaacattattaaatacccacgagacacttgcgactttatatcacatttgcattatttttaaaaaatgtttccttcctgataaaaataaatatatttccaatctgatatgtaatggggagaaaaaaaattagcacatgttcagctgatggtggattcgaaccgagttcatgatcaatcgcgtcaaaagatgatgcTGTGCGCCTTACAAGGTGCACCACTGCGGCAGTAACAATATGAAGCTCTTTACTTAtattgtctctatcaatcaggcgatgatgggcgtaaaccctgaatagcttattccaactagatgcgctatttgcaattagcctaaaaagacactctgaaatctttttttctcccccctcgcaggggcccctagtgcgcacaggcccctgggcctgtgcccataaggcccattggttaattcGGCCCTGGTAAGTGTAAgtgaatatgtgtgtataaaaatgtgtctgcatttaaacATGTTAGTAAAAAAATGTTCACTTCCCTTTACTGTAGCTGTTGGCTGTTTGCCCCGACCCCCTCCTTTCTGCTCTTCCCTCTCCGCACATCAGTTCCTCGTTGTTGGTTAGAGTCTTTCGGGTCAATCCTTGACCAAAAGTCCATCTCGGTTGCAACGCAGACATTTGGTACCGGTTCACATCACGTGCACCACAGGCTCTGCAGGTTTCATTGCCATACGTCACATTCCAGTTTCTCCATCTTCTGGAATCTTTCTCCCCCTTGACACCTTTGTCACCTTTGAACTTGGTTGTCAGGTGTTGGTTGGATCTTTGGTTGGCCACTTGTACCAGAGCCATGCACAGCTCCCTTTCTGCTTTCTTCTTGTCTTGCTCTTGCTTCACTGTCAGCATGTCTTTAGCATGTTGAGCACACAGCAGAATGTTCGTTAAATGTCCATTTCTCCAGTTCAAACAGATGTCCTTCACTCGCTTGAGGTGGGAATTTCGTTGGTGCGGTCGGAGGTCTTCTGGGACAGTAGCAGTTGAGATCTGAGTCAGTTTTCAGGGCTTGCAGCTCAGCCACAGGATAGTGATGGTACGGCGGTACATGTATGAAAACAGATGTAT
This sequence is a window from Danio rerio strain Tuebingen ecotype United States chromosome 16, GRCz12tu, whole genome shotgun sequence. Protein-coding genes within it:
- the LOC103908925 gene encoding uncharacterized protein isoform X1 encodes the protein MAEKEATIYTDSRYAFGVAHDFGAPWKHRKFLKSDGRPILHVPLVAALLDAILLPDKLAICKCAAHTNNKDSVSVGNSRADGAAKVAASQDKDNSECSLLSVDDNNDVCSSLQDMQTFAMGLEKNKWRQSGCVMKDNVWKCAEGKACLLNIFSNIMQNYFTVKAAQGKAAERPLHSLRPGDFVVIRDLRRKSWRAKRWLGPFQVLLTTETAVKVAERATWVHAGHCRKVPSPEKDSTRQ
- the LOC103908925 gene encoding uncharacterized protein isoform X2, whose protein sequence is MAEKEATIYTDSRYAFGVAHDFGAPWKHRKFLKSDGRPILHVPLVAALLDAILLPDKLAICKCAAHTNNKDSVSVGNSRADGAAKVAASQDKDNSECSLLSVDDNNDVCSSLQDMQTFAMGLEKNKWRQSGCVMKDNVWKCAEGKVKAAQGKAAERPLHSLRPGDFVVIRDLRRKSWRAKRWLGPFQVLLTTETAVKVAERATWVHAGHCRKVPSPEKDSTRQ
- the LOC103908925 gene encoding retrovirus-related Pol polyprotein isoform X3 — protein: MQTFAMGLEKNKWRQSGCVMKDNVWKCAEGKVKAAQGKAAERPLHSLRPGDFVVIRDLRRKSWRAKRWLGPFQVLLTTETAVKVAERATWVHAGHCRKVPSPEKDSTRQ